From the genome of Mesorhizobium japonicum MAFF 303099, one region includes:
- a CDS encoding IS110 family transposase, with the protein MQTVQDIGIDVAKRWLDVAVFQTQEQAHFDNDKDGWAKLVRWLRGRPVRAIGMEPSGGYERGVAKALRSVDLPARNVNPHKLRHYARALGRLAKNDRIDALLIARYTAELPTRPVRCDPIAEQLADLVVARRQLSDDKVSLANQLEQLREPMVKRIFTQRLRRIEFDIALLAKRMAELVASQPALAAKDRLIQSFHGAGPVLSHTILALAPEIGQASRREIAALAGLAPYDFDTGTFKGRRIIWGGRHALRRVVYMAALTASRSNPVLKAFHQRLVAKGKEPKVALVAVARKIMTILSAMLRHKTHTKLENTVAHPTSLREATFSHRGRREERTIHITSNTNVFTSASGSAMA; encoded by the coding sequence GTGCAAACGGTTCAGGACATCGGCATCGACGTTGCAAAGCGATGGCTCGACGTGGCCGTGTTTCAAACGCAGGAACAAGCGCATTTTGACAACGACAAGGACGGATGGGCCAAGCTGGTCAGATGGTTGCGGGGCCGTCCCGTGCGCGCCATCGGCATGGAGCCGAGCGGCGGCTATGAGCGCGGCGTGGCCAAGGCGCTGCGCAGCGTGGATCTGCCGGCCAGGAACGTCAATCCGCACAAGCTGCGCCACTATGCTCGTGCCCTTGGTCGGCTGGCCAAGAACGATCGCATCGATGCCCTGCTGATTGCGCGCTACACCGCCGAACTGCCGACCCGGCCGGTGCGTTGCGACCCCATCGCGGAGCAACTGGCCGATCTGGTTGTCGCCCGCAGGCAGCTTAGCGACGATAAGGTCAGCCTGGCCAATCAACTCGAGCAGCTACGCGAGCCGATGGTGAAGCGCATCTTCACCCAGCGGCTGCGTCGTATCGAATTCGATATCGCACTGCTCGCAAAGCGTATGGCCGAGCTCGTCGCAAGCCAGCCGGCCCTCGCGGCCAAGGATCGCCTGATCCAGTCCTTCCACGGCGCCGGTCCGGTCCTCAGCCATACCATACTGGCGCTGGCGCCGGAGATCGGGCAGGCCTCGCGACGCGAGATTGCAGCGCTTGCCGGTCTGGCACCCTACGACTTCGATACCGGCACCTTCAAAGGTCGTCGTATCATCTGGGGCGGCCGTCATGCCCTGCGAAGGGTGGTCTACATGGCTGCCCTGACCGCCAGCCGATCAAATCCCGTCCTCAAGGCTTTCCACCAGCGTCTCGTTGCCAAGGGCAAGGAACCCAAAGTCGCTCTCGTCGCCGTCGCCCGAAAGATCATGACCATCCTCAGCGCCATGCTCCGGCACAAAACCCACACAAAGCTTGAAAACACAGTTGCTCATCCGACCTCGCTTCGCGAGGCCACCTTCTCCCACAGGGGGAGAAGGGAAGAACGCACCATTCACATCACCTCGAACACAAACGTCTTCACCAGCGCCTCCGGTTCGGCGATGGCATAG
- a CDS encoding class I SAM-dependent DNA methyltransferase translates to MIVDKANAALDSVYGADTPETLAQAYAAWAATYDSETASLGYLLPFLITAWVARYVPAGEGPLLDAGCGTGLSGPSLKALGYGDIAGLDLSDDMLKIAGSRNVYSELKKAMLGGKLPWPDGHFRAFFSTGVFTISHAPASSLHELVRITKKGGHAIFTVRDQVFENGGFQAVFDELTQTKKWRVAERSPWFRCYAIAEPEALVKTFVFEVM, encoded by the coding sequence ATGATCGTCGACAAGGCCAATGCAGCGCTGGATTCCGTCTATGGCGCGGACACGCCGGAAACGCTGGCGCAGGCCTATGCCGCCTGGGCCGCGACCTATGACAGCGAGACCGCCTCGCTCGGTTATCTCCTGCCGTTCCTGATCACCGCCTGGGTGGCGCGCTATGTTCCGGCTGGCGAAGGGCCGCTGCTCGACGCCGGCTGCGGCACCGGCCTGTCGGGCCCGTCGCTGAAGGCGCTGGGCTATGGCGATATTGCCGGGCTCGACTTGTCGGACGACATGCTGAAGATCGCCGGCAGCCGCAATGTCTATAGCGAGCTGAAAAAGGCGATGCTGGGTGGGAAGCTGCCCTGGCCCGACGGTCATTTCCGCGCCTTCTTCTCCACCGGCGTGTTCACCATCAGCCATGCGCCGGCGTCGAGCCTGCACGAACTGGTGCGCATCACCAAAAAGGGCGGCCACGCCATCTTCACCGTGCGCGACCAGGTGTTCGAAAACGGTGGTTTCCAGGCGGTGTTCGATGAACTCACGCAGACGAAGAAATGGCGGGTGGCCGAGCGAAGCCCGTGGTTCCGCTGCTATGCCATCGCCGAACCGGAGGCGCTGGTGAAGACGTTTGTGTTCGAGGTGATGTGA
- a CDS encoding amino acid ABC transporter permease: MQGHSAAKAEFPWWLAAAAVLALAAALFIAASDLYAQVFATVAKGIGITVFVTVVAFAMASIIGLGVALMGLSGSPWLRQIARFYVEIIRGVPILVLLFWIAFAGAPAFVAAWNALTAPLQSAGYLGELLVRDVSLLWRAIMALTIGYSAFISEVFRAGIQAVEKGQIEAAKALGLSRTQRFRLIVFPQAIRTILPPLGNDFVALVKDSSLVSVLGVADITQMGKIYAAGSFRFFETYSIVAYIYLILTVGLSLALRALERRLRRQHEE; this comes from the coding sequence ATGCAGGGCCATTCCGCCGCCAAAGCCGAATTCCCCTGGTGGCTTGCCGCTGCCGCCGTGCTTGCACTGGCGGCGGCCCTCTTCATCGCGGCCAGCGACCTCTATGCCCAGGTCTTCGCCACGGTCGCCAAGGGCATCGGCATAACCGTCTTCGTCACCGTCGTCGCCTTCGCCATGGCGTCGATCATCGGTCTCGGGGTCGCGCTGATGGGCTTGTCGGGCTCGCCCTGGCTTCGCCAGATCGCGCGCTTCTATGTCGAGATCATCCGCGGCGTGCCGATCCTGGTGCTGTTGTTCTGGATCGCCTTTGCCGGTGCGCCGGCCTTCGTCGCGGCCTGGAACGCGCTGACCGCGCCGCTGCAAAGTGCCGGCTATCTCGGCGAGCTCCTGGTACGCGACGTGTCGCTGTTGTGGCGCGCCATCATGGCGCTGACCATCGGCTACTCGGCCTTCATCTCGGAGGTCTTTCGCGCCGGCATCCAGGCGGTCGAGAAGGGCCAGATCGAGGCGGCCAAGGCGCTTGGGCTGAGCCGCACGCAACGCTTCCGGCTAATCGTCTTTCCGCAGGCGATCCGCACCATATTGCCGCCGCTCGGCAATGATTTCGTCGCTCTGGTCAAGGATTCCTCGCTGGTCTCGGTGCTCGGCGTCGCCGACATCACCCAGATGGGCAAGATCTACGCCGCCGGCTCGTTCCGCTTCTTCGAGACCTATTCGATCGTTGCCTATATCTATCTCATCCTCACCGTCGGCCTGTCGCTGGCGCTCAGGGCACTGGAGCGGCGCCTGCGCCGCCAGCACGAGGAATAG
- a CDS encoding basic amino acid ABC transporter substrate-binding protein — translation MTKSKLLLAGLLALVLAPVAAFAQALPDLGGRQVVVVTENAYPPLQFIDPKTGKQIGWEYDAMNEIAKRLNFKVEYQNTSWDAMIQAVSDKQYNIGMTGITIKDDRKEKVDFSDPYMRSEQFMLVRGDESRFTDAKTFGAFKDGLIGAQPGTTPFYTAVYSVLDGNEQNPRIKLFETFGATVQALKSGDVDVVLTDGTAGKGYVDASGGKLKLIGGPLGTEDFGFIFPKGSDLVKPVNAAIAALKADGTLDALNKKWFLDYKMGQ, via the coding sequence ATGACCAAGTCGAAACTGCTGCTGGCCGGCCTGCTGGCCCTCGTGCTGGCGCCCGTTGCCGCCTTCGCGCAGGCGCTGCCCGATCTCGGCGGCAGACAAGTGGTGGTGGTGACTGAAAACGCCTATCCGCCGCTGCAGTTCATCGATCCCAAGACGGGGAAGCAGATCGGCTGGGAATATGATGCGATGAACGAAATCGCCAAACGGCTCAATTTCAAGGTCGAGTATCAGAACACCTCCTGGGACGCGATGATCCAGGCGGTTTCCGACAAGCAGTACAACATCGGCATGACCGGCATCACCATCAAGGACGACCGCAAGGAGAAGGTCGATTTCTCCGACCCCTATATGCGCTCGGAGCAGTTCATGCTGGTGCGCGGCGACGAAAGCCGCTTCACCGACGCCAAGACCTTCGGCGCCTTCAAGGACGGGCTGATCGGCGCGCAGCCCGGCACCACGCCCTTCTACACCGCGGTCTACAGCGTGCTCGACGGCAATGAGCAGAACCCGCGCATCAAACTGTTCGAGACTTTCGGCGCCACGGTGCAGGCCCTGAAGTCGGGCGACGTCGATGTCGTGCTGACCGACGGCACCGCCGGCAAGGGCTATGTCGATGCTTCCGGGGGCAAGCTCAAGCTGATCGGCGGCCCGCTCGGCACCGAGGATTTTGGCTTCATCTTCCCGAAGGGATCGGACCTGGTGAAGCCGGTCAACGCCGCGATCGCCGCGCTCAAGGCGGACGGGACGCTCGATGCGCTGAACAAGAAGTGGTTTCTTGACTACAAGATGGGGCAGTAG
- a CDS encoding MarR family winged helix-turn-helix transcriptional regulator has product MTGKTTKNTSDVPAETAGTISVPRLDQQLCFALYSASGLMTKIYRPLLDPLGLTYPQYLVMLALWEHAPSTVGALGEALGLDSATLTPLLKRMEASGLVTRRRDAADERRVLVEPTARGQALSARAQDVSAALACSVPLQPGEAKALHATLTHLVADLRNAVAEDASADAEALVSGSR; this is encoded by the coding sequence ATGACGGGAAAGACCACAAAGAACACCAGCGACGTCCCGGCGGAGACCGCCGGGACGATCAGCGTACCGCGGCTCGATCAGCAGCTCTGCTTCGCGCTCTATTCGGCCAGCGGGCTGATGACCAAGATCTACCGGCCGTTGCTCGATCCGCTCGGCCTGACCTATCCGCAATATCTGGTCATGTTGGCGCTATGGGAGCACGCGCCGAGCACGGTGGGCGCGCTTGGCGAGGCGCTGGGCCTCGATTCCGCGACGTTGACGCCGCTGCTCAAGCGGATGGAGGCGAGCGGGCTTGTCACCCGCCGTCGCGATGCCGCCGATGAGCGCCGCGTGCTGGTCGAGCCGACGGCCAGGGGCCAGGCTCTGAGTGCGCGAGCGCAGGATGTGTCCGCGGCGCTCGCCTGCAGCGTACCGCTCCAGCCTGGTGAAGCGAAAGCGCTGCACGCGACGCTCACCCATCTCGTTGCCGACTTGCGCAACGCTGTGGCGGAAGACGCCTCGGCCGATGCGGAGGCGCTGGTTTCTGGTTCGAGATAG
- a CDS encoding organic hydroperoxide resistance protein, producing MALYTTQAHVTGGRAGHGETSDGLLKVDLAMPKELGGPGGATNPEQLFAIGYAACFESAIRFVARKQKLPLTDAGVTSTVSLLPNGEGFKLGVALAAETKGLDQAAAEALVSEAHKICPYSNAIRGNVDVALSVKAA from the coding sequence ATGGCACTCTACACCACACAGGCTCACGTCACCGGCGGCCGCGCCGGCCATGGCGAGACCAGCGACGGCCTGCTCAAGGTCGATTTGGCGATGCCCAAGGAGCTCGGCGGGCCGGGCGGCGCCACCAATCCCGAACAGCTTTTCGCCATCGGCTACGCCGCTTGCTTCGAAAGCGCCATCCGCTTCGTCGCGCGCAAACAGAAGCTGCCGCTCACGGATGCCGGGGTAACATCCACCGTCAGCCTGCTTCCCAATGGCGAGGGCTTCAAGCTCGGCGTTGCCCTCGCGGCGGAGACGAAAGGCCTTGATCAGGCAGCCGCGGAAGCGCTTGTATCGGAAGCGCACAAGATCTGCCCGTATTCCAACGCCATCCGGGGCAATGTCGACGTGGCGCTTTCGGTAAAGGCGGCATGA
- the rplS gene encoding 50S ribosomal protein L19 — MDIIRQLEAEQAAKIEAKRKLPEFQPGDTVRVQVRVTEGTRTRVQAYEGVVIARAGSGFQENFTVRKISYGEGVERVFPVFSPMVEGVEIVRRGKVRRAKLYYLRDRRGKSARISENTGVRARKLNDEERDALNAEKARIEAEKVAAAQALAAETAAKEAAEKKAAAEAEAAKAAEATPAE, encoded by the coding sequence ATGGATATCATCCGTCAGCTCGAGGCCGAGCAGGCCGCCAAGATCGAAGCCAAGCGCAAGCTCCCCGAATTCCAGCCCGGCGACACCGTGCGCGTCCAGGTCCGCGTGACCGAAGGCACCCGCACCCGCGTCCAGGCCTATGAAGGCGTCGTCATCGCCCGCGCCGGTTCCGGCTTCCAGGAAAATTTCACCGTCCGCAAGATCTCCTATGGCGAAGGCGTCGAGCGCGTGTTCCCGGTCTTCTCGCCGATGGTCGAGGGCGTCGAGATCGTGCGCCGCGGCAAGGTGCGTCGCGCCAAGCTCTATTACCTGCGCGACCGTCGCGGCAAGTCGGCCCGTATTTCGGAAAACACCGGCGTGCGCGCCCGCAAGCTCAACGATGAGGAGCGCGACGCGCTGAACGCCGAGAAGGCCCGCATCGAGGCCGAGAAGGTCGCGGCCGCCCAGGCGCTGGCCGCCGAGACGGCCGCCAAGGAAGCCGCCGAGAAGAAGGCCGCCGCCGAGGCTGAGGCAGCCAAGGCCGCCGAGGCGACCCCGGCCGAGTAA
- a CDS encoding sulfite exporter TauE/SafE family protein has product MSVFDAILLFLAGFLSGAANAVAGGGTFITFGAMTLVGVPPIVANATSSVTQFPGYITSTLAYWTDIRHFWRGALLLCGISAIGALAGALILLALSNPSFRILVPWLLLGATALFAAGPWLKPAPKPGHEAAVGSLAGLLAQFVTAIYGGFFGAGMGVMMLATLGLTQAGDYHRLNALKNMLAVVVAAVAIIVFVSGGVVAWPQAIVMIPGGALGGYAGVWIAKRVPQNVVRGFVVAVGLFLAFYYFAKG; this is encoded by the coding sequence ATGTCTGTCTTCGACGCCATCCTGCTCTTCCTGGCGGGCTTCCTGTCCGGTGCCGCCAATGCTGTCGCCGGCGGCGGCACCTTCATCACCTTCGGCGCCATGACACTGGTCGGCGTGCCGCCGATCGTCGCCAACGCCACCTCCTCGGTCACGCAATTCCCGGGCTATATCACCTCGACGCTCGCCTACTGGACCGATATCCGCCACTTCTGGCGCGGTGCCCTGCTGCTTTGCGGCATATCGGCGATTGGCGCACTGGCCGGCGCGCTGATCCTTCTGGCGCTGTCCAACCCGTCCTTCCGCATCCTGGTGCCGTGGCTGCTTTTGGGCGCAACCGCTCTGTTTGCAGCCGGGCCGTGGCTGAAGCCAGCGCCAAAACCCGGTCATGAGGCGGCGGTCGGCTCGCTCGCCGGTTTGCTGGCACAGTTCGTGACCGCCATTTATGGCGGCTTCTTCGGCGCCGGCATGGGCGTGATGATGCTGGCGACGCTCGGCCTGACGCAGGCCGGCGACTACCACCGGCTGAACGCGCTGAAGAACATGCTGGCCGTGGTCGTCGCCGCGGTGGCGATCATCGTCTTCGTCTCGGGTGGCGTCGTCGCCTGGCCGCAGGCGATCGTCATGATTCCCGGCGGTGCGCTCGGCGGCTATGCCGGCGTCTGGATCGCCAAGCGCGTGCCGCAGAACGTGGTGCGCGGCTTCGTCGTCGCCGTCGGCCTGTTTCTGGCGTTTTACTATTTTGCCAAGGGGTGA
- the trmD gene encoding tRNA (guanosine(37)-N1)-methyltransferase TrmD: MTFKASVLTLYPEMFPGALGLSLAGRALEAGTWSLEAIQIRDFATDKHRTVDDTPAGGGAGMVMRADVLARAIDHASPPGDTRPRLLMSPRGKPLTQARVRELAAGPGAVILCGRFEGVDQRLIEVRGLEEVSIGDFILSGGEPAALVLLDAVVRLLPGVMGNAVSGEEESFENGLLEHPHYTRPQEFEGREIPQVLTSGNHKKIAAWRREQAEQLTRERRPDLLGAHPLAK; the protein is encoded by the coding sequence GTGACATTCAAAGCCTCGGTGCTGACGCTCTACCCCGAGATGTTTCCGGGCGCGCTCGGCCTGTCGCTGGCGGGCCGCGCGCTCGAGGCCGGCACCTGGTCGCTGGAAGCGATCCAGATCCGCGATTTCGCCACCGACAAGCACCGCACCGTCGACGACACGCCGGCCGGCGGCGGCGCCGGCATGGTGATGCGTGCCGATGTGCTGGCCAGGGCAATCGACCATGCCTCGCCGCCGGGCGATACGCGTCCGCGCCTTTTGATGAGCCCACGCGGCAAACCGCTGACCCAGGCGCGGGTGCGGGAACTTGCTGCCGGGCCGGGTGCCGTCATCCTGTGCGGCCGCTTCGAGGGCGTCGACCAGCGGCTGATCGAGGTGCGGGGATTAGAGGAGGTGTCGATCGGCGATTTCATCCTCTCCGGCGGCGAGCCGGCGGCGCTCGTGCTGCTCGACGCGGTGGTGCGGCTGCTGCCCGGCGTGATGGGCAATGCGGTATCCGGCGAGGAAGAGAGTTTCGAGAACGGCCTGCTTGAACATCCGCACTACACAAGGCCGCAGGAGTTCGAGGGCCGGGAGATTCCGCAAGTGCTGACCTCGGGCAATCACAAGAAGATCGCCGCCTGGCGGCGGGAGCAGGCGGAGCAGCTGACCAGGGAGAGGCGGCCGGATCTTCTCGGCGCTCACCCCTTGGCAAAATAG
- the rimM gene encoding ribosome maturation factor RimM (Essential for efficient processing of 16S rRNA), whose protein sequence is MSKPQNPVQMAVIGAAHGIKGELRVKTFTGEPMALADYGPLYARDGRAFQITDIRPANTVVVVRFKGISDRNAAEALAGTELFVDRSMLPDDGEEDEFYHADLVGLEVRDDTGTALGKVVAVHNFGGGDILDVTLAGRKGVLIPFTQAAVPDVSVAEGFVRVDPVAAGLVEDEDGDAPREEDFDPKGRPRGPRDAGGNR, encoded by the coding sequence ATGAGCAAGCCGCAAAACCCTGTCCAGATGGCCGTGATCGGCGCCGCCCATGGCATCAAGGGCGAACTCAGGGTGAAGACCTTCACCGGCGAGCCGATGGCGCTGGCCGATTATGGGCCGCTCTATGCCAGGGATGGCCGCGCCTTCCAGATCACAGACATAAGGCCGGCCAACACCGTCGTCGTGGTGCGTTTCAAGGGCATCAGCGACCGCAATGCCGCCGAAGCGCTCGCCGGTACGGAATTGTTCGTCGACCGCTCGATGCTGCCGGACGATGGCGAGGAGGATGAATTCTACCATGCCGACCTGGTCGGACTGGAAGTTCGCGACGATACCGGCACTGCGCTCGGCAAGGTGGTCGCGGTGCATAATTTCGGCGGCGGCGATATTCTCGACGTCACGCTCGCCGGCCGCAAGGGCGTGCTGATCCCGTTCACGCAGGCCGCCGTGCCTGATGTGTCGGTCGCCGAGGGCTTTGTCCGCGTCGACCCGGTGGCGGCCGGGCTGGTCGAGGACGAGGACGGCGATGCGCCGCGCGAGGAAGACTTCGACCCGAAGGGCAGGCCGCGCGGACCGCGCGACGCCGGGGGCAACCGGTGA
- a CDS encoding tyrosine recombinase XerC: protein MQEFLIPAKPDLQAARESWLKMLARERRLSPETVEAYERDTRQFLHFLTGHCGGSPGISDIANLRPADLRGFLAARRNAGAGARTLGRGLAGIRSLLRFLERRGLVNAAGAAALRAPRQPKSLPKPLTASDAKQVVSVEGQLAEEPWIAARNAAVLTLLYGSGLRISEALGLAGADLASETDTVLRVTGKGGKTRLVPVLPVALRAIAEYRRLCPYHLDPKGLLFRGARGGPLNPAIIQRDMAKLRSALNLPDTATPHALRHSFATHLLGRGGDLRTIQELLGHASLSTTQIYTGVDTARLLEIYESAHPRA from the coding sequence ATGCAGGAATTCCTCATCCCGGCGAAACCCGATCTCCAGGCGGCGCGTGAAAGCTGGCTGAAGATGCTCGCGCGTGAACGTCGCCTATCACCCGAGACAGTGGAAGCCTATGAGCGCGACACGCGCCAGTTCCTGCATTTCCTCACCGGCCATTGCGGCGGCTCGCCCGGCATTTCCGACATCGCCAATCTGCGCCCGGCCGATCTGCGCGGCTTCCTCGCCGCCCGCCGCAACGCCGGCGCCGGCGCCCGCACGCTGGGCCGAGGTCTCGCCGGCATCCGTTCGCTGCTGCGGTTCCTCGAACGCCGTGGCCTGGTCAACGCCGCTGGCGCCGCCGCGTTGCGCGCGCCGCGCCAGCCCAAATCGCTGCCAAAACCGCTGACGGCGAGCGACGCCAAACAGGTCGTGTCGGTGGAAGGCCAGCTGGCCGAAGAGCCCTGGATCGCCGCCCGCAACGCCGCCGTGCTGACGCTGCTCTACGGCTCGGGCCTGCGCATTTCCGAAGCGCTCGGCCTCGCCGGCGCCGATCTGGCCTCGGAGACCGACACCGTGCTTCGCGTCACCGGCAAGGGCGGCAAGACGCGGCTGGTGCCGGTGCTGCCGGTGGCGCTGCGGGCAATCGCCGAATATCGCCGGCTCTGCCCCTATCATCTCGATCCGAAAGGCCTGTTGTTTCGCGGCGCGCGCGGCGGCCCGCTCAACCCGGCCATCATCCAGCGCGACATGGCCAAACTGCGCTCGGCGCTCAACCTGCCCGACACCGCGACCCCGCATGCGCTGCGCCACTCCTTCGCCACCCATTTGCTTGGCCGCGGCGGTGATCTGCGCACCATCCAGGAACTGCTCGGCCACGCCAGCCTGTCGACGACGCAAATCTACACCGGCGTCGACACCGCAAGGCTGCTGGAAATCTACGAATCGGCCCATCCGAGGGCATAA
- a CDS encoding TraB/GumN family protein: MKRVIAIADRAASISLKLLVALNVLFFLSFLAVLLFAAGRAHAEVPTCSGADMLLALQKSSPATYSKIEAEAAATLNGKGLLWKLEKSGEQPSYLFGTMHMTDPRVTTLPPEAQKAFDAAGTLIIETTDVLDKQKMMTAMLKEPDLMMFTDSTTLSSLLKPDEAAAMNAALDARGIPPATVAKMKPWMLSAMMALPACELARQSGGAPVLDVKLAESAKAAGKPVEGLETAESQLRAMASLPLAFHMKGLVDTLKLGDKVNDINETMIVLYQRGDTGMFWPLFRAAMPDEQNDASGYAAFEETMITSRNKVMVDHAGPILARGNAFMAVGALHLPGPEGLVEDFRKAGYTVTAVGL; the protein is encoded by the coding sequence ATGAAACGCGTCATTGCCATCGCCGACCGTGCAGCTTCCATCTCGCTGAAGCTGCTTGTTGCGCTCAACGTGCTGTTTTTCCTGTCCTTCCTTGCCGTCCTGCTGTTCGCGGCCGGAAGGGCACATGCGGAAGTCCCGACCTGCAGCGGCGCCGACATGCTGTTGGCCCTGCAGAAGAGCAGCCCTGCCACCTACAGCAAGATCGAGGCGGAAGCCGCCGCCACGCTGAATGGCAAGGGCCTGCTGTGGAAGCTGGAGAAATCGGGCGAACAGCCATCCTACCTGTTCGGCACCATGCACATGACGGACCCGCGCGTCACCACGCTGCCGCCCGAGGCACAAAAGGCCTTTGACGCCGCCGGCACCCTCATCATCGAAACCACCGACGTGCTCGACAAGCAGAAGATGATGACGGCGATGCTGAAGGAGCCGGACCTGATGATGTTCACCGACTCCACGACGCTGTCGTCCTTGCTGAAGCCGGACGAAGCCGCGGCGATGAATGCAGCGCTCGACGCGCGCGGCATCCCGCCGGCAACCGTCGCCAAGATGAAGCCGTGGATGCTGTCGGCGATGATGGCGCTTCCGGCCTGCGAACTCGCCCGCCAGTCCGGCGGGGCACCGGTGCTCGACGTCAAGCTGGCAGAGAGCGCCAAGGCGGCCGGCAAGCCGGTGGAAGGGTTGGAAACGGCCGAGAGCCAGCTGCGCGCCATGGCCTCGCTGCCGCTTGCCTTCCACATGAAGGGCCTGGTCGACACGCTGAAGCTCGGCGACAAGGTCAACGACATCAACGAGACCATGATCGTGCTCTACCAGCGCGGCGACACCGGCATGTTCTGGCCGCTGTTCCGCGCAGCCATGCCGGACGAGCAGAACGACGCCTCGGGCTATGCCGCCTTCGAGGAAACCATGATCACCAGCCGCAACAAGGTGATGGTCGATCACGCCGGGCCGATCCTGGCCAGGGGCAATGCCTTCATGGCGGTCGGCGCGCTGCACCTCCCCGGTCCCGAGGGACTGGTCGAGGATTTCCGCAAGGCCGGCTACACCGTCACCGCCGTGGGGCTTTAA
- a CDS encoding DUF2867 domain-containing protein, with the protein MTPTAQTFPDPEGILAGAQFADRYVLTTDGLALTAFGAAERVLGRTPKWVGRLTALRNLAVRPFGLKTGADPDAPPESRIGIFPLISQAHGKVVLGLDDRHLDFRILVEVNDLGAGRQEVAASTIVKTHNLFGRTYLAIVKPFHRIIVPAVLAQVLIK; encoded by the coding sequence ATGACGCCCACTGCACAGACTTTTCCCGATCCCGAAGGCATTCTTGCCGGCGCTCAGTTCGCCGACCGATACGTGCTGACAACCGATGGTCTTGCCCTGACCGCATTCGGCGCGGCCGAACGCGTCCTGGGGCGGACACCGAAATGGGTCGGCCGGCTCACGGCGCTGCGCAACCTTGCCGTCAGGCCATTTGGGCTGAAAACGGGGGCAGACCCCGACGCGCCGCCGGAAAGCAGGATCGGCATATTTCCGCTCATCAGCCAGGCACATGGCAAGGTCGTCCTTGGCCTGGACGACCGGCATCTCGATTTCCGCATCCTGGTGGAGGTGAACGACCTCGGCGCGGGTCGGCAGGAGGTGGCTGCGTCGACGATCGTGAAGACGCACAATCTGTTTGGGCGGACCTATCTCGCCATCGTCAAGCCGTTTCACCGGATCATCGTTCCGGCGGTGCTGGCTCAGGTCTTGATCAAGTAG
- a CDS encoding SDR family oxidoreductase has protein sequence MSEAQKVLLVTGGSRGIGAAVCRLGAKAGYRVAVNYASNRAAADALVAEIKAAGGDAFAVKGDVGGEADIIAIFEAVDRSYGRLDAFVNNAGIVDAKARVDEMSAARLERMMRINVVGSILCAREAVKRMSTRHGGKGGAIVNISSAAAVLGAPDNYVDYAASKGAIDTFTVGLAREVALEGIRVNAVRPGIIDTDIHASGGQPDRVALIQDTLPMKRAGTADEVAAAVLYLLSDAASYTTGAILNVSGGR, from the coding sequence ATGAGCGAGGCGCAGAAGGTCCTGCTGGTCACCGGCGGCAGCCGCGGCATCGGCGCCGCGGTCTGCCGGCTCGGGGCGAAGGCCGGCTATCGCGTCGCGGTCAACTACGCCTCGAATAGGGCTGCCGCCGACGCCCTGGTTGCCGAGATCAAGGCTGCCGGCGGCGACGCTTTCGCGGTCAAGGGCGATGTCGGCGGCGAGGCCGACATCATCGCCATCTTCGAGGCCGTCGACCGCAGCTATGGCCGGCTTGACGCCTTCGTCAACAATGCCGGCATTGTCGATGCCAAGGCGCGCGTCGACGAGATGAGCGCGGCACGGCTCGAACGCATGATGCGCATCAACGTCGTCGGTTCCATTCTGTGCGCCCGTGAGGCGGTCAAGCGCATGTCGACCCGCCATGGCGGCAAGGGTGGAGCGATCGTCAACATCTCCTCGGCCGCGGCGGTGCTGGGCGCGCCGGACAATTATGTCGACTATGCCGCCTCCAAGGGCGCCATCGACACGTTCACCGTCGGGCTGGCCCGCGAGGTGGCGCTGGAAGGCATCCGCGTCAACGCGGTGCGGCCGGGCATCATCGACACCGACATCCATGCTTCCGGCGGACAGCCCGATAGGGTGGCGCTGATCCAGGACACGCTGCCGATGAAAAGGGCCGGCACCGCCGATGAAGTCGCGGCTGCGGTTCTCTATCTTCTATCCGACGCAGCGTCCTATACGACGGGCGCGATCCTGAATGTCAGCGGCGGCCGCTGA